Within the Marinobacter sp. SS13-12 genome, the region TTTTGCATGGACGCCTGTATGATTCGTTGCAACAGATTGAGACCCGACACCGTCTTCCGGTAGGCGAGAGGGCTCCCGGTTTATTGTTTTGTTCAAATATGAAACGTTTTTAATTTACTGCCCTCAGTATCGGCAATTTTTCCAGATATTTCAGGGATCAGCTGTATCATTTTGTAATGCCGGTTTCCGTTCAGATACAAAAATGCCCGCAAGCTTGCGGGCATTTCTTCTACAGGCTTCTGTTATCTACAGGGTTCTCTGTAGAGGATCTGAAGCGTTATTACGCCAGGTTCTTGTTGACAAAATCCCAGTTAACAAGCTTCCAGAACGCTTCCAGATAGTTCGGGCGCGAATTACGATAATCGATGTAATACGCGTGTTCCCAGACGTCAACCGTCAGTACCGGCTTGTCTGCAGTGGTCAGCGGCGTTTCGGCATTGCTGGTGTTCACAATGGCGACGCTGCCGTCTGCTTTCTTGACCAGCCAGGTCCAGCCTGAACCGAAGTTGTTGGCGGCCTTGTCGTTGAACTCTTTCTTGAAGTCATCGAAGGAGCCAAAGGCTTTCTCGATAGCGTCTTTGGCTGCGCCGGTAGGCTCACCACCGCCGTTCGGGCTCAGGCAGTGCCAGTAGAAGGTGTGGTTCCAGACCTGTGCTGCGTTGTTGAACAGCGGGCCACTGGCGCTCTTGATAATGTCTTCGAGCGATTTGTTGGCGTTGTCTGTACCTTCGATCAGGCCGTTGAGCTTGGTAACGTAGGTATTGTGGTGCTTACCGTAATGGTACTCAAGGGTCTCCTGAGAGATGTGCGGTTCCAGTGCGTTCTTTTCATAAGGCAGTGCGGGAAGTTCAAATGCCATGAGGTCGTTCTCCCTGATTCTCTCGGTTTATGTGCATGTAGACTGTAAATATAGGGGCGCTTTGAGTTATATCAACCCCTTGCCGTGAGCGTGCTGTTGAACTCAGGACATCCGGGTAAAAACTGCGCGCAATTTTTTACCCGCCATACCAATTCTTCGTAGCTGTCCGCCAGAACGGTCACGTGTCCAAGTTTCCGCCCCGGGCGCTCGCCTTTATTATAGAGGTGTACATGAGCGTAAGGCAGTTCCAGGATTCGTTCAATATCGCCGTGCTCTGCAATGATATTGATCATGCAACTGACACCGCGCGGGGCGGTGCTGCCCAGCGGGTGACCGCTGACGGCGCGGATGTGATTCTCGAACTGGCTGGTCATAGCGCCTTCAATGGACCAGTGGCCGGAGTTATGGACCCGTGGCGCCATTTCATTGGCCACCAGTCCATCGGCCGTCTCGAACAGCTCCAGGGTCAGCACGCCCACATAGTTCAGTTCGTTCAGCAATGCCTTGATATAGCGCTCGGCGTCTTCCTGAACGTGCTTCTCCAGCTTCGGCGCCGGCGCGATAGAGTAGCGCAGGATACCTTCGTGGTGGGCGTTTTCTGCCATGGGGTAAAAAGCCAGTTCGCCGTCTTCAGCGCGCACTGCGATGATGGAAACCTCGCGACGGAAGTCGACGAACTTTTCAACGATCAGACGCGGGTGGCCAATGGACTTCCATGCGGCGGCGGCTTCTTCCGGTGACCGGAGAACCGCCTGTCCCTTGCCGTCATAACCCTCGGTGTTGGATTTTGCGACAACCGGGCAGCCCAGTTCTTCAGCGGCAGCCTGCAGAGACTCTGCGCTGTCAGCAATTTTCCATTGCGGTGTCGGGATGCCGAGCTCGCCGAACAGCGTCTTTTCTGCTTCCCGGTTTTGACAAACCTTCAGAGCCCGGGGGCATGGGTGAACCGGTTTCTGTTTGGCAATCTGCTCTGCCACATCTACGGGAAGGTGTTCAAATTCGTAGGTAACCCGGTCTACCCGGGAGATGAAATCGTCCAGGTATTGGCCGTCCCGGTCGATAATTACCTCGCCCAGCCCGGCACTGGGGCTACCCGACATATCGTAGAAAACAAACGTCTTGGCCAGCGGGTAACCAGCCAGCGCCAACATACGCCCAAGCTGTCCAGCCCCTAGAACACCAATTCTCATTCGTAATCTCCCGCCATTTTAGGCATCTGAAAAGTTCGGTGTTGTGAACGGGTCGGGGCAGGCTTTCCAAAACACGCTCAAGCACATCCCTGTGGCGCTTGAGCTCCGCCATCCATGGCTCCGCACAGTTTTGGAAAGCCTGCCCCGACCCGCTCAGCCGACTATGGAGTTGTATTCACTGATCGCTGGGATCAGGGTTGTCCAGGATTGTTTGTGTCTGGGTCGCTCTGAATTCATCGACCGCCTTGCGGACATCGTCCCTGAAAGTACCGATAATCTGCGCAGCCAGCAGGCCAGCATTGGTAGCACCGGCTTTGCCGATCGCTAGCGTGCCAACCGCAATGCCGCCGGGCATCTGTACAATAGACAGCAAGGAATCAAGACCGTTGAGCGCCTTGGACTGAACTGGAACACCGAGGACCGGTAGTGACGTCTGAGAAGCAACCATGCCCGGAAGATGGGCCGCACCGCCGGCGCCGGCGATGATGACCTTCAGGCCGCGGTCGGAAGCGGATTTGGCGTAATCAAACAGCAGGTCCGGTGTACGGTGGGCAGAGACAACCTTTGTCTCGTAAGGTACGCCCAGTTTGTCCAGCATCCCGGCGGCATGTTCCATGGTGGGCCAGTCTGACTTCGAGCCCATGATGAGTCCTACAAGCGGCTGCATATGCAACAGTCCTGATGTGTTAGAAAGCCGGCCATTGTATGTAAGGCCCTGTGACCATGCAAACGGATGATGTTTTGCACCTTCTTAAAAGGGCGCCGTTCGGGGCTCTCATTTTGCGTCGTTGCAAGGTACGGGTATTATCATGCCTTGTTACCCTTACCGTCCATATCCTGGAGCTGTTATGGAACCGATCCGTCCGGATGATGATGAAGTACGTAGTGGCAACCCAGATACCAAAAAGGTAGCCAGGGAGAAAGCGCCTGAAGCGCCCAGACGAGACGCTGCCGGAGGCGGTGGTACCCAAAAGCCGGCGGGCAGGCCCGGCAAGACCTCCGGCGGCGGTGGCTCGGGCCGGGGTATGATGCTGGCCATTGGCCTGCTGATTGTGGCCGGTGCTGCCGGTGCCGGATGGTATCAACAGGAACAGCGAATCCAGATGCTGGAAGGCCAGCTTGAAGAGGCCGACTACTGGGCGCGTCAAAGCAAACTGGCACTGGCGCGGTTTGAAGGCGACCTGTCTGAAACCGGTGAAAACCTGCAGGAAAAAGGTCAGTCCATTGAAGATCGGCTCGACACTCAGGGAGAGCGCCTGGATACCGCCGACAGCGAAATCCGCAAGCTCTGGGGTGTGGCCAATGACCGCAACCGGAAACGACTGGATGATCATGAGTCGCAGCTTGAGTCGCTTCGAGCTGAGGTCAACGATGGCAAGAGCGCCCGCGACACACTGGCTGCATCTGTTGAAGAGCTGGAAACCAGTCTTGTGTCCCGATTGGACGAGGTCGAGTCTGATCTTGAAAAACAGATCATTGCCGTGCGCGAAACCGGTCAGGAGAACGCCTCCAGGCTGACTGAGCTGGACGAATCCCTTGCAGGTGTGGACAAACTGGTTGAACGCCAGTTGGTAAGGTTTGAGCGGGAGCAGAAACTCACCATTGATGGCCTGGAAAGCCGGATTGCCGCACTGGAGAGAGCAACGGACAACCTGTCCAGCAGTGGCCAGTTGAATGCGGTCCGCAACGAGCTGGCAGAGCTGAAGCGTACTGTGGCCTCTATTGACTCTTCTCGGTCCCAGTTAACGTCCAGGCTGGTGCGGTTGTCCGACGAGGTAAATGACCTGCGTTCGCAGATCTCGGGGCGGTAATACCCCTGATTGTGCTTTGTAACGGTTTGTATTCATCCCTTGCGGTAGCTCTCAGTTCCGCAAGAGCGCAGTTGTTATGATCGGGTCAACTCGCGAAAGGATGAAGAGTGAACAACAATGAAAACCCGATTTCTTTTCCCCGGTCTTTCCCGTTTCCTGGCCGCAGTAATAGCGGCGTCGCTGCTGGTTGTTGGCTCCGGTTGCACGGTGTATCAGTCCATTGGCAAGAGCGTGGGCTCGTTTCTGCACCCGGTATCCGGGCATGATTTTGTCCATATCGCCAATGATCAGTGGGATCGCAGTAATGCGGTTCTTTACTTCTATCGCACCGATTCCCAGTGGGCTGCCGACGAAATAGAAGCCCCGAGCGTCTACATCGACGACAACCACTACTTCAATATACGCAACGACAGCTTTACCTGGCTCGAAGTTGCCCCAGGGGAGCGCCACATTGCCATCCGCCGGCCGCTGTTGGGATTGGAAGGCTTGAACTCCTTCAGTCTCAGCCTGATTGCGGACGCCACCCTGAAGGTAGAGCCGGGAAACATCTACTACCTGCGCTATAACGAGCTGGAGGGCCCGGAAAGCACTCACCCGGAGCTGGCTGAAGACCACCCTCTGACCGCTGGTGACTTGCAACTGGTCACGCGGGACTACGCCATGCAGGCGGACGAAATTGTTTCCACCCGTTTTCTGAACAGTGATCTGCTGGCGCCAAACCATGCAGCGGTTTCGATCGTTGAAGTGAATGAGGACGGCGACTACGAACGTAACCTGGTGGTGTTGGAAGAGGAGCGTGAAGCGGAGATAGAACGCCTGAAAGCCGAAGGTAAATATGAAGAATCACCCTGGTACTGGCCGTTCGGCGGCGGACCTACTGTGCCGTTGGAAAGTGATCGCAAGTTGCGTGAGCTGGAACAGGATTACGCGGCACTCGAGCAGGAGCGCGAGCGCAGGGAAGAGGCGGAAGCCGGTGATGGCTGGTGGATATTCTGACAATGAAATTTAGGCCGGCAGTGAATTGTTGTTTCTGTACCCGGTTACTAGACTGTTAGCAGTCAGGCAAAACAAGGTCGCTGAAACATGTCGCTGAAAGATTCGTTGCAGGAAAGATTCCGCCGGTTTTCTGAAGAGGCTCTTCCGGGAGCTCTTGGCGATGTTGGCGAAAAAATTGAGCATTTCAGGAAGCGGCTGGACCATCTGAACTGTTCGCTGGCGGAACGTGCATTGCCCGAAGACCGCAAACCACGGGTCCGGGAGCTTTCGCTGAGTCGCAAAGCTGAACGGGCAGGACAGAAAGTCGTAAAACTCCGAGAAAAAATTTGACACCGTCAGACAAATGCTTAAAATGCGCGTCTCACTTGGTCGAGACAGCAACGCTGACTCACCAGTGTGCTGTGAAAGTGGGCGGTTAGCTCAGCTGGGAGAGCATCGCCCTTACAAGGCGAGGGTCACTGGTTCGATCCCAGTACCGCCCACCACTTTTCAGCATCACCGGACTGCCCCGTCCGGTTTCAGGTCCCGAAAGCCGTCCAGGCAGGGATTGATGCGGAGCGGTAGTTCAGCTGGTTAGAATACCGGCCTGTCACGCCGGGGGTCGCGGGTTCGAGTCCCGTCCGCTCCGCCATTTTTATTCCCGGGTGGTTAGCTCAGCTGGGAGAGCATCGCCCTTACAAGGCGAGGGTCACTGGTTCGATCCCAGTACCACCCACCATTTTTTCCCCTCGATGTTCTGGTTCAAGCCCGATGCTTTGGGTTGTCGGATTACGCCTGCGGCTAATCCGACCTACACGTATTATCGGCCTGGCACCCGTAGGTCGGATTAGCCGCAGGCGTAATCCGACACCATGCTTCCGGCATCCTCCCTATTTACCAATCAACGACTGCCCACAAACCCGAACAACGTTCCCGTTCACGCCGTTGGACGCCGGGTTGCAATACCACGCGATGGCCTCCGCCACATCGACCGGCAAACCACCCTGGGACAGGCTGTTCATGCGCCGGCCGGCTTCGCGGATAGTTATGGGCATGGCGGCGGTCATCTGGGTTTCAATGAAACCCGGGGCTATGGCGTTGATGGTCACGCCGTTCTTCACCTGTTTCGCCAGGGCTTCCACATAGCCGATCACGCCAGACTTGGCGGTGGAGTAGTTGGTCTGGCCAAAATTGCCGGCGATGCCGCTGATGGAGGATATGCACACGATGCGGCCGTTTTCCCGCAGCAGTTCCTGGTGCCTCAGTTCTTCATCAATCAGTTCCTCCGCCGTCAGGTTCACCGCGATGGTCATGTCCCAGAAGTGCTCCGGCATATTGCCCAGGGTCTTGTCCCGGGTGATGCCAGCGTTGTGGATGACCAGGTCAATGCCGCCGAAGTGCTCTTTCACAAAATCCGCGATCTGCTTCGGCGCGTTATCATCGGTGATGTCACAGGCCAGAGCCTTGCCTTTGAGGGCATTCATGACTTTCTGCAGCTCTTCCATCGCCGGCGGAATGTCCAGGCCGATCACGGTTGCGCCGTCACGGGTCAGGGTTTGGGCAATGGAGGCGCCTATGCCCCGCGACGCGCCGGTCACCAGTGCCACTTTCCCGGTCAGCGGAGCGACGGGGTTGGTGGCGGGCGCATCTGTGCTCTTGCCGATACGAGTCACCTGCCCGGACACATAGGCCGACCGGGGCGAGAGGAAAAAGCGCACACTGGACTCCAGCTGTTTTTCTGCTCCGGGTGCCATCCACAGCAGATTGGCGGTGGAACCTTTCTTGCCCACTTCCTTGCCAACGCTGCGCACAAAGCCTTCCAGTGCCTGATGAGCGGCTGCTTTGGCCGGCTGGCGACAGGTAGCAGGGTCCTGGCCGATCACCAGCACACGGCCATTGCCTGCCAGCTTTCGGATGGTAGGGTGGAAGAAGTCGTAAGCGGCCCGCAGGTCGGTGGTGTCTTTCATACCTGTGGCATCAAACACCAGGGCTGAGAATTTGCGGTCAATGTCGGTATTGAGCGGCAGCGCCTCGGCCTTGTTGCCGCTTTTGGAAGAATCGTTCAGAGTATCTACAGCACTGGCATGGAAGAGTTTCGCAGGGCTGGCGCTCAGCAGGCTGCCAATTGCGGTAACAGCTTTGCTGCCGTTGGCCGCGCCGATAAGCACATCGCCTTCGATAAACGGCTGGTCTGCGCGCTTCCAGCGTTTCAGGTTTACAGGTGAGGGCAGTCCGAGGGACTGGGCAGCGGTTCTGCCTACCGGGGTGTTGACGAATTTGAGATAACGGTCAGACATGGCATTTTCCTTTTGCGAAACGAATATCAGCGTACAGATTAAAGAAATGGGCCGTTTTTGGATTGACTCAATGCTCCTGCACTGTTGTCAGGGATGCCAATGAGCCAGGCCCCCTCGGCGCTAAACTGCAACGCAATGAATACACTCGTTCAAACAGGACATCATCATGGCACAGGCACCGAAAAGCACCCAAAAGAAAACAACGGCACCAAAAAAGACGGCGGCGGCCAGGAGTGGCGTTCGCCGGGTCGCGGTTCTCGGCGGTAACCGGGTACCCTTTGCCCGCTCCAATACGGCCTATAGCAAGGTAAGCAACCAGGAGTTGTTAACCGCTGCGCTGCGGGGGCTGGTTGACCGCTTTGGCCTGCAGGGCCAACGTATGGGGGAAGTTGTGGCCGGTGCAGTCATCAAGCATTCCAAAGATTTTAACCTCACCCGGGAGTCTGCCCTCAGCAGCGGCCTGGCACCGGAAACACCCGCTTACGACATTCAGCAGGCCTGTGGTACCGGCCTGGAAGCGGCCATATTGGTCGCCAACAAGATTGCCCTGGGACAGATTGAGTGTGGTATCGCCGGCGGCACGGACACCACGTCCGATGCGCCCATTGGTGTCGGTGAGGGACTGCGGGAAATCCTGCTGGATCTGAACCGGGCCAGGACCACGGGCGAGCGCCTGAAGATTCTCAGCCGCTTCCGTCCGGGGCACCTGAAACCGGAGATCCCTCAGAACGGTGAGCCCAGAACCGGCCTGTCCATGGGTGGTCATTGCCAGATTACGGCCCATGAATGGGCCATTCCCCGTGACGAACAGGACAAGCTGGCCTATGAGAGCCATCAGAAACTGGCGGCTGCCTACGAACAGGGCTTTTTCAGGGACCTGATGACCCCGCTGGCCGGCCTGGAGAAAGATAACATCCTGCGCCCGGATACCACCCTGGAAAAGCTGGCCACCCTGAAGCCCGTATTTGATCGGGAGAACGGCACCATGACTGCCGCCAACAGCACTGCGCTGACCGATGGTGCGTCATGTGTACTGCTGGCCAGCGAAGAGTGGGCGAAAGCCAATAACATGGAGATCAAGGCTTACCTGACCTTCTCCGAAGTGGCCGCCGTAGACTTTGTCGACAAGAAAGAAGGTCTGCTGATGGCGCCGGCCTACGCCGTACCGCGTATGCTGGAGAAAGCCGGGCTGACCCTGCAGGACTTCGACTTCTACGAAATCCACGAAGCCTTCGCGGCCCAGGTGCTTTCCACTCTCAAGGCGTGGGAAGATCCTGACTTCTGTAAGGACCGCCTGGGGCTGGATAAACCGCTGGGCAGCATTGACCGCAGCAAGCTGAACATCAAGGGCAGCAGTCTCGCTACCGGCCACCCTTTCGCCGCCACTGGTGGCCGGATTGTTGCCACCCTGGCAAAGCTGCTGGAAGAGAAGGGCAGCGGCCGTGGCCTGATCTCCATCTGTGCCGCCGGTGGTCAGGGCGTGACCGCGATACTGGAGCGGTAAGTCAACGGAAAATGTCGTTTATCCCTTTGACAGACAGGGTTTCTACCCGTACCATGCGCCCCTCGTTGATGCGGGGTAGAGCAGTCTGGTAGCTCGTCGGGCTCATAACCCGGAGGTCGTAGGTTCGAATCCTGCCCCCGCTACCATATTAAAAGAAGGGCAGATCAGTTTTTACTGGTCTGCCTTTTTTCGTTGACGGGCTAACGGTCCGGCTCCAAACTGTGGTTGCATCCCCGGAGCCACAGCATACATCCGATTCTCAATGCCAACCTCACCACCCTGAGCACAGCTTGGAGTACCCTCTCGAATGAAGGCGATCTTGCTAACGTTATTGGCCGCGTTGTCGCTGGCCCCCGGGCAGGTATGGGCAAACCCGGAGCAAGCCCTGAATCTTGCTGCACACCCGGTGGGCTATCTCGCGCTGGCGATCTTTGTACTGGCGTACGTGCTGGTGATGCTGGAGGAGCGGATCCACCTGCGCAAATCCAAGCCCATGTTGATCGCCGCAGGGCTTATCTGGGTGCTGGTCGCCATTACGTATCGGGCGGCGGGCGCCAATGGCGAAGTCGAGGAGGCTATTCGGCACAATTTCCTGGAATACGCAGAACTGTTCTTCTTCCTGCTGGTGGCCATGACCTATATAAACGCCATGCTGGAGCGGGGCGTTTTTGACCAGTTACGGATCTGGCTGCTGGGCAAGGGTTATGGTTACCGGCGTCTGTTCTGGATTACCGGTATCCTTGCCTTCTGTATCTCGCCGGTGGCCGATAACCTGACCACGGCACTGATCATGTGCGCGGTGGTGATGGCCGTGGGCCGTGACAGCGCTGCCTTTGTGTCCATGTCCTGCATTAACATAGTAGTGGGGGCCAATGCGGGTGGCGCGTTCAGTCCGTTTGGCGATATCACCACCTTGATGGTCTGGCAGAAGGGCATTCTGCCGTTTCAGGACTTTTTCCAGTTGCTGCTGCCTTCCATGGTGAATTTCCTGGTGCCGGCGGCGCTGATGCATTTCGCCTTGCCCAAAGGCCAGCCGGCACCGCCCGAGTCGCACGCAAACGTCATTCTTCCGGGCGGACTGGTGATCTGCGTTCTGTTCCTGCTGACGATTGCCACCGCTATCAGTTTTCACCAGTTCCTGCATATCCCGCCGGTGTTCGGCATGATGACGGGACTTGGTTACCTGAAGATTTTCGGTTTCTATCTCAAACGTCACGAGGAGTACCACTGGAACGAGAGCTTCGAAACCCCACCCGGAGACAGTTCGGGGGATCGCACGCAGGGACGGCGTGCTTTTGACGTGTTCTCCCATATTGCCCGCTCGGAATGGGATACCCTGTTTTTCTTCTATGGGGTCATTATGGCGGTCGGTGGCCTGGGGTTCATTGGTTATTTGGGAATGATGTCAGCCACCCTGTACGGCGATCTGGGCCCTACCTTTGCCAATATCATGATCGGATTGATTTCGGCGCTGGTGGACAATATTCCGGTGATGTTTGCGGTACTGACCATGAACCCGGCCATGCCTGACTACCAGTGGTTGCTGGTCACCCTGACGGCAGGGGTTGGCGGAAGCCTTCTCTCAATCGGCTCCGCTGCAGGTGTTGCATTAATGGGGCAGGCGAGAGGGCAGTATACGTTTCTCAGCCACCTGAAATGGACGCCAGCGATTGCCCTGGGTTATGCAGCCAGTATCTGGGTGCACTTCCTGGTCAATGGCTGAGCTCTGGCGGACACTGGAAGCCGGCAAGTCCCTCTGCTTCCAGCAACTCCGCAAACCGGAGCGTGGTCAGATCCATTCCCGGCGCTCCAATCACCTGTATGTTGAATGGTAAGCCTTCCTTTGTCCTGCCAATTGGTACCGAGGTTGCGGGCAGGCCAAGTAGTGTGGCCAGGGCAATCCAGCAGAACTGGTCCATATAGGCCCTGGGCTGGCCGGCAACGGTGATTTGTCGCTTGAAGACCGGGTGGCTGTGATCGTGGCGGATTGCCGTCGTGGGCGTAACCGGTGTCAGCAGGACATCGAACTCATCAAACAGGGAGGTTATCTCCGCCCGCATCTTCTCCCGCATTTCACTCCATGCCATCCACTGGTACACCGGTTGATTCACGCCGCGGCCATATTCGCCAATATGGGCCGTGACCGGTCCGAACAGGTGCAGCCATTTTTCCAGCCGGGCGATCCACTTCATCTGCCGGCGTTGGGCCGGTTTCAGGGAGGTGCTCAGCAGGCTGCCCAGCAGGTTGAAATAGGCTGGCAGAATGTGTTCCAGGTTCAAGAGGTTGTGCTGCGCTTCGGCCACTAATGCGCCCCGGTTTTCCAGGTCGCGGCCCAGCTGTTCGTACCCGGTCACCAGTTCGTCATCGACCGGGCACAGGGGGTCTTTCAGCCAGAGCCCGACACGGGCCTGTTCCAGTGAGTGGATGGACGCCGGCGCCATTGCCAGTTGCCAGCTATTGCCTTCCCGCTCGGTCGGGCCGGCGATCACGTTCAGTAGCAGCTCCAGGTCTTTCGCCGAACGCGCCAGTGGGCCGCCCTCCGCGAGGTCTGGCCGGGACTGGGTGCCTGGTGGCCCGGGAATATGGCCACGGAACGGGACCAGTGCCCGTGACGGCTTGTGGCCGAAAATACCGCAGAAGTGAGCTGGCGTGCGGATAGAGCCAGCCAGGTCGCTGCCCACTTCCAGGGGTGTCATGCCTGCAGCCAGGGCTGCTGCAGCGCCGCCCGAGGAGCCTCCGGGCGTATGCGCCAGGTTGTGGGGGTTGTTGGTGATGCCGAAGAGCTTGTTGTAACTCTGAAGGTCGGTGGCGTAGATCGGAACGTTGGTTTTTCCGAGTATGATGGCGCCGGCGTTTTCCAGGCGCTTCACCACATCCGCGTGGCTTTTCGGGATATAGTTTTGCAATGCGGGTGCACCGGCTGTGCACCTCATACCCGCGACTTCCCAGGTATCCTTCAGGGTCAGGGGCAGGCCGTGGAGCGGGCCGGGGGATTCGCCCCGCGCCAGGGCTTCATCCGCGCTGCGGGCCGCTTCCAGAGATTTCTCTTCGTCCAGGGTCACAACAGCGTTAATGGTGCCATTGTACTGGCGGATTCTGTCCAGGAAAGCCCGGGTCACTTCCGTGCTGGTTAGCTTGCCTTCTTTAAGGTCGCTAACCAGTTCGGTGGCAGAGCGGTAATGCAGTGGATTCATGGTGTCCTCGTTATTGTTTTGTGGCGCGAATCAGGGCAATTCGGAGCGCCAGTGCTTGACCTTCACCTGCGCTTTGACGGCGTCCAGTATTTCAATAATCAGGTTGATCAGGGCTTCGTTGGGAGCCTCTTCCTGGCCGTTGTCATCCGGGGAGGGCAGGAAAACGTTCACGATGTCTTCGATAAAGGCATGGTTGGAAGCGGACGCCAGGTCCTCAAGAATCTGATGAATCACGTCCGCAACGATGTCCCCCACGGCGTCTTCCAGGGTTTCCTGAATGGTGGGTCCGACCACCGGCAGGTATTTCAGCCGCGACAGTTCCAGATTCTGCTTGAGGGCATTATCCACGCGGGCTTCCAGGTAACTGCGCAAGGCACCGCGGTTGGGTACGTAGCCTTCCTGCGCCGCCTCTGCCACACGCTTTGAAATCCAGTCCGAGAGCATTTCCCGCCTGGGGTAGAGGATGTCGTTCTGGATGCGTTCAAAGAGAGGCGAACCACGGCGGATTTCCTCTTGGGCGCCGGAGAGGACCTTTACGACGATACGGTCGGAGAGTTCTTCCAGAAAGGCTTCGTAGTAGAAGTTGAAGAACTGGAAAACTCGGGTCTGGGTGACGTCGATGACCTTGTACTGGTGCAGTCTGTAGACGATAGAGATAACCCGCAATATCCGCAGGAAGCGGAAGCTGCCAACAGGGATACAGCCGACAATGTCGTACCAGTGGATGAACGGGTAGAAGTACCAGCGGTCGTAGACCTTTGCCTTAATGGAATAGCCCCAACGCACGACGAATTCGGTCAGGAAGATGCTGACGAAGATGAGGTCGTAGAAGATGAAGTTTTCGTGGATGGGGTGGTAGAGGTCTTTGATCGCGGGTGCGTTTTCAGCCAGCAGGTTCTGGATGGCGACGAAGTTGTAGATGGAGTCGAAAATGATGAAGGCCAGGTTGATGATGAGCAGGCCGAGCATCAGGAAGTCTATGACGAACCAGATGAGTTGGTGGCTGGTTTTCAGGTTTGCTCTGTTTATCTTCAGCATTCAGCTATGTGTGCCTTTAAGACTGTATGTTGGGAGTCTGCGCGCTTGGGTGCAGGCAAGTCCCGGGCAAGGCCTTCACAGACACGCCGTTAACCCATCCATGGGGGCTCGGCATTGCCATCCCTGGCAATGCACGGTCTGTGAAGGCCTCGCCCGGGCCTTGCGTCAGGCTTAGTGCTATTCGCCATTGGTTTTGCGAATACGTGTTG harbors:
- a CDS encoding amidase; protein product: MNPLHYRSATELVSDLKEGKLTSTEVTRAFLDRIRQYNGTINAVVTLDEEKSLEAARSADEALARGESPGPLHGLPLTLKDTWEVAGMRCTAGAPALQNYIPKSHADVVKRLENAGAIILGKTNVPIYATDLQSYNKLFGITNNPHNLAHTPGGSSGGAAAALAAGMTPLEVGSDLAGSIRTPAHFCGIFGHKPSRALVPFRGHIPGPPGTQSRPDLAEGGPLARSAKDLELLLNVIAGPTEREGNSWQLAMAPASIHSLEQARVGLWLKDPLCPVDDELVTGYEQLGRDLENRGALVAEAQHNLLNLEHILPAYFNLLGSLLSTSLKPAQRRQMKWIARLEKWLHLFGPVTAHIGEYGRGVNQPVYQWMAWSEMREKMRAEITSLFDEFDVLLTPVTPTTAIRHDHSHPVFKRQITVAGQPRAYMDQFCWIALATLLGLPATSVPIGRTKEGLPFNIQVIGAPGMDLTTLRFAELLEAEGLAGFQCPPELSH